In the genome of Pongo pygmaeus isolate AG05252 chromosome 9, NHGRI_mPonPyg2-v2.0_pri, whole genome shotgun sequence, one region contains:
- the P2RY2 gene encoding P2Y purinoceptor 2: protein MAADLGPWNDTINGTWDGDELGYRCRFNEDFKYVLLPVSYGAVCVLGLCLNAVALYIFLCCLKTWNASTTYMFHLAVSDALYAASLPLLVYYYARGDHWPFSTVLCKLVRFLFYTNLYCSILFLTCISVHRCLGVLRPLRSLRWGQARYARRVAGAVWVLVLACQAPVLYFVTTSARGGRVTCHDTSAPELFSRFVAYSSVMLGLLFAVPFAVILVCYVLMARRLLKPAYGTSGGLPRAKRKSVRTIAVVLAVFALCFLPFHVTRTLYYSFRSLDLSCHTLNAINMAYKVTRPLASANSCLDPVLYFLAGQRLVRFARDAKPPTGPSPATPARRRLGLRRSDRTDMQRIEDVLGSSEDSRRTESTPAGSENTKDIRL from the coding sequence ATGGCAGCAGACCTGGGCCCCTGGAATGACACCATCAATGGCACCTGGGATGGGGATGAGCTGGGCTACAGGTGCCGCTTCAACGAGGACTTCAAGTACGTGCTGCTGCCTGTGTCCTACGGCGCGGTGTGTGTGCTTGGGCTGTGTCTGAACGCCGTGGCGCTCTACATCTTCTTGTGCTGCCTCAAGACCTGGAATGCGTCCACCACATATATGTTCCACCTGGCTGTGTCTGATGCACTGTATGCGGCCTCCCTGCCGCTGCTAGTCTATTACTACGCCCGCGGCGACCACTGGCCCTTCAGCACGGTGCTCTGCAAGCTGGTGCGCTTCCTCTTCTACACCAACCTTTACTGCAGCATCCTCTTCCTCACCTGCATCAGCGTGCACCGGTGTCTGGGCGTCTTACGTCCTCTGCGCTCCCTGCGCTGGGGCCAGGCCCGCTACGCTCGCCGGGTGGCCGGGGCCGTGTGGGTGTTGGTGCTGGCCTGCCAGGCCCCCGTGCTCTACTTTGTCACCACCAGCGCGCGCGGGGGCCGCGTAACCTGCCACGACACCTCGGCGCCCGAGCTCTTCAGCCGCTTCGTGGCCTACAGCTCCGTCATGCTGGGCCTGCTCTTCGCGGTGCCCTTTGCCGTCATCCTTGTCTGTTACGTGCTCATGGCTCGGCGACTGCTAAAGCCAGCCTACGGGACCTCGGGCGGCCTGCCTAGGGCCAAGCGCAAGTCCGTGCGCACCATCGCCGTGGTGCTGGCTGTCTTCGCCCTCTGCTTCCTGCCCTTCCACGTCACCCGCACCCTCTACTACTCCTTCCGCTCGCTGGACCTCAGCTGCCACACCCTCAACGCCATCAACATGGCCTACAAGGTTACCCGGCCGCTGGCCAGTGCTAACAGTTGCCTTGACCCCGTGCTCTACTTCCTGGCTGGACAGAGGCTCGTCCGCTTTGCCCGAGATGCCAAGCCACCCACTGGCCCCAGCCCTGCCACCCCGGCTCGCCGCAGGCTGGGCCTGCGCAGATCCGACAGAACTGACATGCAGAGGATAGAAGATGTGTTGGGCAGCAGTGAGGACTCTAGGCGGACAGAGTCCACCCCGGCTGGTAGTGAGAACACTAAGGACATTCGGCTGTAG